One Candidatus Poribacteria bacterium genomic window, GCGTAGAGTCCGCTATTCCCGGAAATGAGGCGCGAACCGCTTGCCCCTGTGCCAAAAGTCTGCGTCGCCTCAACAGCGGCAGCGATAACCTTCGGATGTGTGCTTAACCCCAAATAGTTGTTTGAACCGAGCAATACAACATCTCGTCCATCAAGATTAACTGTCCCTGTCGGGGCACTCATGACGGTCCGCAGATGCCGGAGTAAGTCCGCTTGCTCCAATGTTGCGCGTTCTGTGTCCAGCCAGTTTTCCAATTTACCTTGCGGTTCGGTCAGGTGAGTCTTAGATTTCATCTTCCTTTGCGCAGATCCGCCCTCCGCTTCGCATACGGGCTTAGTTTTTGATTCTATACTGTAGATATCGCTAAGCCAATGAAGTCAGGTATTGGAGTTCCCTCTACGAAACCTACAGCGTCAGATTTATCCTATGAACTGTCTCAGATAGACATGGCTTTGGCTTAAAGCGCGCTGCCGTGCCTCCAATGTTTCCTCATAAGCCCGATCCTCTACCTCAACACAGACGGCGCCTTCGTAGCCGGTATCGCTTAAGACAGAAAAGAAACCGCCCCAATCGACATCTCCCAATCCAGGCAGTTTCGGTGTATGATAGGACAAAGGCGTTGCGAGGATGCCCACCTCGTCCAGTTTTGCTCTGTCCAATCGAACGTCCTTTGCATGCACGTGGAAGATTCGATCCGCAAAGGTCACGAGCGGCTTCAGATAGTCCATCTGAAGCCATATAAAGTGTGAGGGATCAAAGTTGAGTCCGAAATTCGGGGAGGGAATCTCTTCAAACATCCGCTCCCAAACCGAGGGACAATAGGCGAGATTTTGTCCAGCGGGCCATTCGTCTTCGGTGAAAAACATCGGACAATTTTCAATCCCGATGCGGATACCGTGGTCGGCGGCGAATTGGATTAAAGGTTCCCACACCTGCTTGAAGCGATGCCAATTCTCATCTATCGTGCGTGTTTGATCTCTGCCGATAAAGGTATTCACGATGTTCACCGACAGACGTTCCGCTGTTAGAATCAGTTTTTTGAGATGTTCGCTATAGATAGCGGCTTCTGCCTCGTCAGATGTTAGTGGATTGGGATAGTAGCCCAACCCACTGATGGTTATTCCGGCATCCGAGACGCATTGTAAGATTTCATCCGCTTCTGTATCGGAAAGTTCTGCGACATCAACGTGTGTAACGCCAGCGTAGCGACGTTCCGCCTTTCCTTTGGGCCAACACATCAATTCAACGCAGTCATAACCAGTGTCTGCCGCGAACTGGACAACTTCTACCAATGTCTGCTCCGGCAAAATTGCGCTCACAAATCCGAGTTTCATACACAACCTCTGTTTCGTTTTTAGACATTTTACTATAGAAAGGGACAACATGCAAGTGTATATCAAGACTGTCCAGAAGCATTCCGTTTTCAGTCATCGGCAATTGGCAATCAGCCGTCAGCAAGATCGCGAGCATGAAGAAACACCCCAGCAAAAACACTCGCTCTTACAACAGAAGGCGCGCGTTTCAGAAAAAAGCATTTGACGAAAAATTGGAATCGTGTGTATAATTCACGCGCGAGTGCTCAGCGGACTTTCCAACATACATCAACTACAGATAGAGAGGAATACATGACACCCAAACAGCGATATCTTTTTGATTTAACGGGGTATATCCATCTCAAAAACGTCCTCAGCAATGAAGAACTACAAAACGCTCAGGATGCAGTCGAACGATGTGTTCAAACGCCGCAGGATGAACTCCCACCCGGTATTAGTTATGGCGGTGGCGGTTATTCCAACGGCTTTTCGTTCGACAAATCTCTTGAGGCACTCACACTTCATCCGAAAACATGGCCCATCGTGAAGGAACTTACCGATAATAAACCCCGCTTCAATCGAGGCAGCCTCGTTGCCAAAGGACCAGAGCACGATCAGATTATCGGCAAGTTGCACTGTGCTCGTGAAGATTGTGGATGGCAAACGCGCCGCCACGATGCCAAGAATGGACACATTCACTGCAACGACTTTGTCGTCTTTTTCTATTTCACCGATGTCTATCCGGGTGATGGCGGTTTAGTCGTGCTACCGGGTTCGCATAAAGCAAACTTTGAACGTCCGGAGGGACTCTTCTTCCCAGACCCAGAGGCTCCACCCGATGAACTCCATCCTGCCTTAGTTAACGTGACAGCACGCGCTGGCGATGCAATTGTCCTGTCCGAACTGCTGACACACGGGGTCCTCATCTGGAAACCGAAACAGCGGTATCGGCGGTTTATCATCTTGCGTTACAAAACACAGTTTTTCCAAGACGACAGGGGACCCAGGGATCCGTTCCCACCTGAAGTGATGGAACGACTCTCTCCTGAAACGCTTGAACTTGCACAATCCGCATCTTATACGCATATCAAGGATATTGTCAAAAGTGAACAAGTCCAGCTAACCTAACGGGAGTAAAAAATGACACCAGAACAACGCTATCTGTTCGACGTTACAGG contains:
- a CDS encoding sugar phosphate isomerase/epimerase, producing the protein MKLGFVSAILPEQTLVEVVQFAADTGYDCVELMCWPKGKAERRYAGVTHVDVAELSDTEADEILQCVSDAGITISGLGYYPNPLTSDEAEAAIYSEHLKKLILTAERLSVNIVNTFIGRDQTRTIDENWHRFKQVWEPLIQFAADHGIRIGIENCPMFFTEDEWPAGQNLAYCPSVWERMFEEIPSPNFGLNFDPSHFIWLQMDYLKPLVTFADRIFHVHAKDVRLDRAKLDEVGILATPLSYHTPKLPGLGDVDWGGFFSVLSDTGYEGAVCVEVEDRAYEETLEARQRALSQSHVYLRQFIG
- a CDS encoding phytanoyl-CoA dioxygenase family protein, which translates into the protein MTPKQRYLFDLTGYIHLKNVLSNEELQNAQDAVERCVQTPQDELPPGISYGGGGYSNGFSFDKSLEALTLHPKTWPIVKELTDNKPRFNRGSLVAKGPEHDQIIGKLHCAREDCGWQTRRHDAKNGHIHCNDFVVFFYFTDVYPGDGGLVVLPGSHKANFERPEGLFFPDPEAPPDELHPALVNVTARAGDAIVLSELLTHGVLIWKPKQRYRRFIILRYKTQFFQDDRGPRDPFPPEVMERLSPETLELAQSASYTHIKDIVKSEQVQLT